The proteins below are encoded in one region of Saccopteryx leptura isolate mSacLep1 chromosome 1, mSacLep1_pri_phased_curated, whole genome shotgun sequence:
- the CCSAP gene encoding centriole, cilia and spindle-associated protein produces MSPGSGVKSEYMKRYQDPRWEEYAPCYRELLHYRLGRRLLEQAHAPWLWDNWGPAGSSDCSASSASSGAGSPAPLCAQASLPPPAEPAAREEQERRARGSPEEAEDVEARDGGAGDAEDMSLPASPINNVKEKPEEETRRKETDQLPSSIKPRQQPSALFTRGNRKAVKSPQRSSSKIKEKKHPFALYGWGEKQMDTGSQKTHNVCASAPVHEIHESALRAKNRRQVEKRKLVAQRQRAHSVDVEKTRRVKPSSSENPWMTEYMRCYSARA; encoded by the exons ATGTCCCCGGGCAGCGGGGTGAAAAGCGAGTACATGAAGCGCTACCAGGATCCACGCTGGGAGGAATACGCGCCGTGCTACCGCGAGCTGCTGCACTACCGCCTGGGCCGCCGGCTGCTGGAGCAGGCTCACGCGCCCTGGCTCTGGGACAACTGGGGCCCGGCCGGCTCCTCGGACTGCTCGGCGTCGTCCGCGTCGTCGGGCGCTGGCAGCCCGGCGCCCCTGTGCGCCCAGGCCTCGCTGCCACCTCCCGCTGAGCCCGCGgcgcgggaggagcaggaacgaCGGGCGCGCGGGTCCCCGGAGGAGGCTGAGGACGTGGAAGCCCGGGATGGGGGAGCCGGGGACGCGGAGGACATGTCTTTGCCAG catcgcCAATAAACAATGTAAAGGAAAAACCTGAAGAAGAGACCAGGAGAAAAGAGACTGACCAGTTACCCAGCAGTATCAAACCTCGACAACAACCCAGTGCCTTGTTCACTAGAGGAAATAGGAAAGCTGTCAAAAGTCCTCAGAGATCATcaagtaaaattaaagaaaagaagcatCCGTTTGCTCTTTATGGGTGGGGAGAAAAACAGATGGATACAGGAAGCCAGAAAACTCACAACGTCTGTGCTTCTGCCCCAGTGCATGAG ATTCACGAATCAGCATTACGAGCCAAGAACAGAAGGCAGGTGGAAAAAAGGAAACTGGTTGCCCAGAGGCAGCGGGCCCACTCTGTTGATGTGGAGAAAACCAGAAGGGTCAAGCCTTCCTCCTCAGAGAACCCGTGGATGACCGAATACATGAGATGCTactcggccagggcctag